Proteins found in one Gopherus flavomarginatus isolate rGopFla2 chromosome 18, rGopFla2.mat.asm, whole genome shotgun sequence genomic segment:
- the LOC127036784 gene encoding basic proline-rich protein-like yields the protein PPPPPPPPPPPPPPPPPPPPPPPPPPPPPPPPPPPPPPPPPPPPPPPPTPRPPPPPPPPPPPPPPPPPPPPPPPPPPPPPPPPPPPPPPPPPPPPPPPPPPPPPPPPPPPPPPPPPPPPPPPPPPPPPPPPPPPPPPPPPPPPPPPPPPPPPTPPPPPPPPPPPPPPPPPPPPPPPPPPPPPPPPPPPPPPPPPPPPPPPPPPPPPPPPPPPPPPPPPPPPPPPPPPPPPPPPPPPPPPPPPPPPPPPPPPPPPPPPPPPPPPPPPPPPPPPPPPPPPPPPPPPPPPPPPPPPPPPPPPPPPPPPPPPPPPPPPPPPPPPPPPPPPPPPPPPPPPPPP from the coding sequence ccccccccccccccccccccccccccccccccccccccccccccccccccccccccccccccccccccccccccccccccccccccccccccccccccccccccccccccccccccccccccccccccccccccccccccccccaccccccgcccccccccccccccccccccccccccccccccccccccccccccccccccccccccccccccccccccccccccccccccccccccccccccccccccccccccccccccccccccccccccccccccccccccccccccccccccccccccccccccccccccccccccccccccccccccccccccccccccccccccccccccccccccccccccaccccccccccccccccccccccccccccccccccccccccccccccccccccccccccccccccccccccccccccccccccccacccccccccccccccccccccccccccccccccccccccccccccccccccccccccccccccccccccccccccccccccccccccccccccccccccccccccccccccccccccccccccccccacccccccccccccccccccccccccccccccccccccccccccccccccccccccccccccccccccccccccccccacccccccccccccccccccccccccccccccccccccccccccccccccccccccccccccccccccccccccccccccccccccccccccccccccccccccccccccccccccccccccccccccccccccccccccccccccccccccccccccccccccccccccccccccccccccccccccccccccccccccccccccccccccccccccccccccccccccccccccccccccccccccccccccccccccccccccccccccccccccccccccccccccccccccccccccccccccccccccccccccccccccccccccccccccccccccccccccca